A stretch of the Capsicum annuum cultivar UCD-10X-F1 chromosome 8, UCD10Xv1.1, whole genome shotgun sequence genome encodes the following:
- the LOC107840037 gene encoding protein DA1-related 1 isoform X1 has product MLLPAEYLFFCSEDLNLKMYANRSHDEGPSYYYENYQLSQDENEDVVRAIEFSLQESKAAEETYTSDMEFPQNDEVEELTQALEESTLSSIDLSTSAGGRDLKWWKLFKELNPFVDSSKSTSFWRKSRKRCNILVCDVCEEEICSDWLRCTYWGQTYCEKHISDGTPLCCSCSRLKIGDMKYITLNDGRKLCPDCHYTAVTDPGDCKPLLDEVLRFFKGLNMKVRYYIPILLVDEYEMMKNGQKKPLGLTIYDKSKLDAVTYVSRSKQNGENIQVLKEVEHLVEGRKVKAMLLLYGFPKLALGATLAHEMMHAWMQIQGYHKRLTLNVAEGICEVMAHKWLEWQSFTGDDKVKGASEKAQFLRNLKDYLKEGIEKNHSEAYGHGFREAKWAVERYGLRYTMEHISQTGKLPE; this is encoded by the exons ATGCTACTACCAGCAgaatatttgtttttttgttctG AGGATCTGAATTTGAAAATGTATGCAAATAGATCTCACGATGAAGGTCCTTCTTATTATTATGAG AATTACCAGTTATCACAAGATGAGAATGAGGACGTGGTTCGTGCTATTGAATTCTCTCTTCAAGAGTCAAAGGCAGCAGAAGAGACATATACTAGCG ATATGGAGTTTCCCCAGAATGATGAAGTAGAAGAACTTACACAAGCGCTGGAAGAAAGCACATTATCTTCTATAGACTTGAG CACCAGTGCTGGCGGCAGAGATCTGAAATGGTGGAAACTTTTCAAGGAGTTAAATCCATTTGTCGATTCGTCGAA GAGCACTTCTTTCTGGAGAAAGAGTAGAAAGCGGTGCAATATTCTTGTTTGTGatgtttgtgaagaagag ATTTGCTCGGATTGGTTAAGGTGTACATACTGGGGTCAAACTTACTGCGAGAAGCATATATCTGACGGAACTCCTCTCTGCTGCAGCTGTTCAAGATTAAAG ATAGGAGACATGAAGTATATCACTCTGAATGACGGTCGGAAGCTTTGCCCTGATTGTCACTATACAGCAGTGACAGATCCTGGAGACTGTAAGCCCCTTCTTGATGAAGTTCTCAGATTTTTTAAAGGATTAAACATGAAAGTCAGATATTACATTCCAATTCTCTTAGTTGATGAATACGAGATGATGAAAAATGGTCAAAAG AAACCACTTGGCTTGACTATCTATGACAAATCTAAATTGGACGCCGTAACTTAT GTGTCAAGGTCAAAGCAAAACGGTGAAAATATACAAGTGTTGAAAGAAGTAGAGCATCTGGTTGAAGGACGCAAAGTGAAGGCAATGTTGCTTTTATATGGCTTTCCAAA GTTGGCCTTGGGAGCAACTTTGGCTCATGAAATGATGCACGCCTGGATGCAGATTCAAG GATACCATAAAAGGCTGACCCTAAACGTAGCGGAGGGTATTTGTGAAGTTATGGCTCACAAGTGGCTAGAATGGCAATCTTTTACTGGTGATGACAAAGTAAAGGGTGCAAGTGAAAAAGCTCAGTTCTTGAGAAATCTGAAAGATTATCTGAAAGAGGGAATAGAAAAAAACCATTCTGAAGCATATGGTCATGGATTTAGAGAAGCGAAATGGGCAGTTGAACGTTATGGCTTAAGATACACAATGGAACATATATCTCAAACAGGCAAGTTACCTGAGTGA
- the LOC107840037 gene encoding protein DA1-related 1 isoform X2, giving the protein MYANRSHDEGPSYYYENYQLSQDENEDVVRAIEFSLQESKAAEETYTSDMEFPQNDEVEELTQALEESTLSSIDLSTSAGGRDLKWWKLFKELNPFVDSSKSTSFWRKSRKRCNILVCDVCEEEICSDWLRCTYWGQTYCEKHISDGTPLCCSCSRLKIGDMKYITLNDGRKLCPDCHYTAVTDPGDCKPLLDEVLRFFKGLNMKVRYYIPILLVDEYEMMKNGQKKPLGLTIYDKSKLDAVTYVSRSKQNGENIQVLKEVEHLVEGRKVKAMLLLYGFPKLALGATLAHEMMHAWMQIQGYHKRLTLNVAEGICEVMAHKWLEWQSFTGDDKVKGASEKAQFLRNLKDYLKEGIEKNHSEAYGHGFREAKWAVERYGLRYTMEHISQTGKLPE; this is encoded by the exons ATGTATGCAAATAGATCTCACGATGAAGGTCCTTCTTATTATTATGAG AATTACCAGTTATCACAAGATGAGAATGAGGACGTGGTTCGTGCTATTGAATTCTCTCTTCAAGAGTCAAAGGCAGCAGAAGAGACATATACTAGCG ATATGGAGTTTCCCCAGAATGATGAAGTAGAAGAACTTACACAAGCGCTGGAAGAAAGCACATTATCTTCTATAGACTTGAG CACCAGTGCTGGCGGCAGAGATCTGAAATGGTGGAAACTTTTCAAGGAGTTAAATCCATTTGTCGATTCGTCGAA GAGCACTTCTTTCTGGAGAAAGAGTAGAAAGCGGTGCAATATTCTTGTTTGTGatgtttgtgaagaagag ATTTGCTCGGATTGGTTAAGGTGTACATACTGGGGTCAAACTTACTGCGAGAAGCATATATCTGACGGAACTCCTCTCTGCTGCAGCTGTTCAAGATTAAAG ATAGGAGACATGAAGTATATCACTCTGAATGACGGTCGGAAGCTTTGCCCTGATTGTCACTATACAGCAGTGACAGATCCTGGAGACTGTAAGCCCCTTCTTGATGAAGTTCTCAGATTTTTTAAAGGATTAAACATGAAAGTCAGATATTACATTCCAATTCTCTTAGTTGATGAATACGAGATGATGAAAAATGGTCAAAAG AAACCACTTGGCTTGACTATCTATGACAAATCTAAATTGGACGCCGTAACTTAT GTGTCAAGGTCAAAGCAAAACGGTGAAAATATACAAGTGTTGAAAGAAGTAGAGCATCTGGTTGAAGGACGCAAAGTGAAGGCAATGTTGCTTTTATATGGCTTTCCAAA GTTGGCCTTGGGAGCAACTTTGGCTCATGAAATGATGCACGCCTGGATGCAGATTCAAG GATACCATAAAAGGCTGACCCTAAACGTAGCGGAGGGTATTTGTGAAGTTATGGCTCACAAGTGGCTAGAATGGCAATCTTTTACTGGTGATGACAAAGTAAAGGGTGCAAGTGAAAAAGCTCAGTTCTTGAGAAATCTGAAAGATTATCTGAAAGAGGGAATAGAAAAAAACCATTCTGAAGCATATGGTCATGGATTTAGAGAAGCGAAATGGGCAGTTGAACGTTATGGCTTAAGATACACAATGGAACATATATCTCAAACAGGCAAGTTACCTGAGTGA
- the LOC107840039 gene encoding LOW QUALITY PROTEIN: ubiquinol oxidase, mitochondrial (The sequence of the model RefSeq protein was modified relative to this genomic sequence to represent the inferred CDS: inserted 2 bases in 1 codon), translating into MHQLLARSVMRRLVSSSTRNRFMWSLSSPPSAAVIVWKEVGKPSSESVVMMSGQRLGFCGQWWRMVSSASEPPTKNSTSTVAGKEGDKEAKRSRASVERIEGEDEVAVSSYWGISRPKITKQDGSVWPWNCFMPWETYQADLSIDLSKHHLPKTLLDKVAYWTVKLLRIPTDLFFKKRYGCRAMMLETVAGVPGMVGGMLLHLRSLRKFEQSGGWIKALLEEAENERMHLMTMVELVQPKWYERLLVIAVQGAFFNFYFVLYLLSPKLAHRVVGYLEEEAIHSYTLYLNDIDRGEIENVPAPAIAIDYWRLPKDATLKDVVTVIXDEAHHRDVNHFASDIHYQGKRLQEAAAPIGYH; encoded by the exons ATGCATCAGTTACTCGCAAGGTCGGTGATGAGGCGGTTGGTTTCTAGCAGTACCAGAAACCGGTTCATGTGGTCTTTGTCATCGCCGCCATCAGCGGCGGTGATAGTGTGGAAGGAAGTGGGTAAGCCGAGTAGTGAATCAGTTGTGATGATGAGTGGCCAGAGGCTGGGGTTTTGTGGTCAGTGGTGGAGGATGGTGAGCTCTGCTAGTGAACCGCCAACGAAGAATTCGACGTCAACTGTGGCGGGGAAGGAGGGCGATAAGGAGGCGAAAAGGAGCCGTGCTTCTGTGGAGAGAATAGAAGGCGAAGACGAAGTAGCTGTTTCCAGCTATTGGGGCATCTCGAGGCCAAAGATTACTAAACAAGATGGTTCTGTTTGGCCTTGGAACTGCTTCATG CCATGGGAGACATATCAGGCTGACTTGTCGATTGATCTAAGCAAGCACCATCTGCCCAAGACACTCCTTGATAAGGTTGCTTATTGGACAGTGAAACTTCTCAGGATTCCAACCGATCTATTTTTTAAG AAAAGATACGGTTGCCGTGCAATGATGTTGGAAACAGTGGCAGGTGTACCTGGAATGGTGGGAGGTATGCTGTTACATCTGAGGTCATTACGCAAGTTCGAGCAAAGTGGTGGTTGGATAAAAGCATTACTTGAAGAAGCTGAGAATGAGAGGATGCATCTGATGACTATGGTGGAGCTAGTACAGCCTAAATGGTATGAGAGGTTGTTAGTTATTGCTGTGCAGGGAGCGTTTTTCAATTTTTACTTTG tgctttactTGCTGTCCCCCAAGCTTGCACACAGAGTTGTTGGTTATCTGGAAGAGGAGGCTATACACTCATATACTTTGTATCTTAATGATATTGATCGTGGTGAAATTGAAAATGTCCCTGCTCCTGCGATAGCAATTGACTACTGGAGACTGCCTAAGGATGCGACTCTAAAGGATGTTGTTACTGTCAT TGATGAAGCTCATCATAGAGACGTTAACCATTTCGCATCT GATATCCATTACCAAGGAAAGAGATTGCAGGAGGCAGCTGCTCCTATTGGTTACCATTAA